Proteins encoded in a region of the Elaeis guineensis isolate ETL-2024a chromosome 7, EG11, whole genome shotgun sequence genome:
- the LOC105048970 gene encoding uncharacterized protein isoform X2 translates to MRLSKTEVNLRRLLAAAPHQQNQAKLIHYVTTLREQLEQLGAEITPEGIPSVSKAKLNEYSEKIEALAAKLSTPWPEPMKVVDETKDEESPFKSEQDGNYVNRPPGLRRRTVAHEKIEDSIQESKERDSATPIKLDAAAQSHIEKHRKLQEDLTDEMVVLAHQLKESSLLMNRSLQDTEKVTHFRCVHILVKEEKNQLFHNKFVDIFIDANLIIPNMYN, encoded by the exons ATGAGACTTAGCAAGACAGAAGTGAATTTAAGAAGGTTGCTTGCAGCTGCTCCTCACCAGCAGAATCAAGCAAAGCTCATACAT TATGTCACCACATTGAGGGAACAGTTAGAGCAACTAGGGGCAGAGATAACACCAGAGGGAATACCAAG TGTTTCAAAAGCAAAATTGAATGAATATTCAGAGAAGATTGAAGCCCTTGCTGCCAAATTATCTACTCCATGG CCAGAACCTATGAAGGTTGTTGATGAAACCAAAGATGAGGAAAGCCCCTTTAAGTCAGAACAGGATGGAAACTATGTAAACCGCCCTCCTGGCTTGAGAAGGAGAACTGT AGCTCatgaaaaaattgaagatagCATCCAGGAGTCTAAGGAGAGGGACTCAGCAACACCAATTAAGTTGGATGCAGCAGCACAATCTCACATTGAGAAACATAG AAAGCTTCAAGAAGATTTGACAGATGAAATGGTTGTGTTAGCACATCAACTTAAGGAAAGCAGTCTTCTGATGAACCGATCGTTGCAGGACACTGAGAAG GTCACACACTTCAGATGCGTGCATATCTtggtgaaagaagaaaaaaatcaactTTTCCATAATAAATTTGTTGATATCTTCATTGATGCAAATTTAATTATTCCAAACATGTATAACTAA
- the LOC105048970 gene encoding uncharacterized protein isoform X1 has protein sequence MRLSKTEVNLRRLLAAAPHQQNQAKLIHYVTTLREQLEQLGAEITPEGIPSVSKAKLNEYSEKIEALAAKLSTPWPEPMKVVDETKDEESPFKSEQDGNYVNRPPGLRRRTVAHEKIEDSIQESKERDSATPIKLDAAAQSHIEKHRKLQEDLTDEMVVLAHQLKESSLLMNRSLQDTEKILDSTERAVEHSLASTGRANVRAMEVYSESSKTTCFTWLVIFFMTCIFIMVVLLIRVT, from the exons ATGAGACTTAGCAAGACAGAAGTGAATTTAAGAAGGTTGCTTGCAGCTGCTCCTCACCAGCAGAATCAAGCAAAGCTCATACAT TATGTCACCACATTGAGGGAACAGTTAGAGCAACTAGGGGCAGAGATAACACCAGAGGGAATACCAAG TGTTTCAAAAGCAAAATTGAATGAATATTCAGAGAAGATTGAAGCCCTTGCTGCCAAATTATCTACTCCATGG CCAGAACCTATGAAGGTTGTTGATGAAACCAAAGATGAGGAAAGCCCCTTTAAGTCAGAACAGGATGGAAACTATGTAAACCGCCCTCCTGGCTTGAGAAGGAGAACTGT AGCTCatgaaaaaattgaagatagCATCCAGGAGTCTAAGGAGAGGGACTCAGCAACACCAATTAAGTTGGATGCAGCAGCACAATCTCACATTGAGAAACATAG AAAGCTTCAAGAAGATTTGACAGATGAAATGGTTGTGTTAGCACATCAACTTAAGGAAAGCAGTCTTCTGATGAACCGATCGTTGCAGGACACTGAGAAG ATACTTGATTCTACTGAGAGGGCTGTGGAACATAGCTTGGCCAGCACCGGCCGTGCCAATGTACGGGCCATGGAGGTTTACTCGGAGAGTTCCAAGACTACGTGCTTTACATGGCTTGTAATCTTTTTCATGACTTGTATTTTCATCATGGTGGTGCTACTTATCCGTGTGACTTGA